CCACGTGGGCCTGGACACCGCCAACCACTCGGAGGCCTCGTACAACATCCTCCACAAGGGCTACAACCTGATGACGGGCAACCTGGGCTACCACACCGCGCACCACACGCGGCACGGGCTGCACTGGTCCAAGCTGCCGGAGCTGCACGCGCAGCTGGCGCGGGACATCCCCGCGAACCTCTACCGTCAGCCGGGCATCCCGTTCGTCTGGCGCGGCTCGGAGGAGAAGCTCGTGCTGAGCGAGCGCGAGGTCGAAACGCTCGCCGGCGGGCCCGTGGCCGACGGCGGGGAGAAGCTGGCCGCCTAGCGGTCCGGCGTCCCCGGGAACGCTTCGGCCGGAAGCACTGCTTCCGGCCGAAGGCGCCGCGCTACTGCGGCTGCGTCGTGCGGTTCGCCGCGATGTTGATGACGTTGAGCAGCAGGTCCTTCACGCGGCGGGGCTTGTTGCCGCCGTTGTCCTCGATGATCTTCTCGATGTCGTCATCCTGCCGGTGGTACTCGGGGATGAGGTCGCCGCCGCCCTCGGGGTTGGACAGGCCCTCGAAGAGGAAGAGGACGTCCTCGCCCTTGCGCCCGAAGGACGCGCCGTCCTGCCGGTCGCGGTAGACGTTGATGTCGCGGTTGATGCGGTCGAACGGATCCGCCAGCTGCTGGTTCGCCTGGTCCACCACGTCGCGGAAGTAGTTGGGCTGGCCCTTGGTGTTGGTGTCCACCACGGACAGGCGCTGATCATCCCAGCGGCCCACCATGTCCGTGTTGATGACGCCGGCGATGTTCTTCAGCTCCACGCCGGGGATGGGGTGGTCCACGAAGTACTGCGAACCCACCAGCCCCTTCTCCTCCGCGCCCGTCCAGACGAACAGCACGGAGCGGTCCAGCTTGCCGTTCTTCGCGGCCTCCGCCAGCTCCGGCACCGCCGCCATCAGCACCGCGCTGCCGGACGCGTTGTCGTCCGCGCCGTTGTAGGCGTTGCCCTTGCGGTCCACGCCCACGTGGTCCAGGTGGGCCATCACGACAATCACCTCGTCCTTGTGCGGGCCGGTGCCGGGCAGCATGGCCATCGTGTTCACGGCCTGGCCCGTGGCGGTGGCCACCTGCTTGAGCTCCTCCACGCCGCGCTGCTTGCCGGAGCGCGCCGGGACGGCGCTCTGTCCCGCCGCCTTCATCGTCTGCTCGTACTGCTGGTTGAGCAGCTTCAGCGTGTCCTTGGGCATCTTCTCGTCCAGGTAGAAGCCCTCCTGGAACGTCTCGTGGCCGAACTGCTTGTGCTCGGCGTGCCCGGCATGAGCCGCGCCCGCCGCCTCGCCGGCCTTGTCCGCGCCCAGCCAGGAGTAGACGTTGAACTTCTGCTGGAAGGGGTTCTCCGGGTTGTTGGAGTTCGGCCCCACGAGCCCGTACTTCTCCGCGTGCGCCTGCACGTAGGCGGAAGCCGCGTCCAGGCCCGCGGAAGGGCTGTCACGCCCCTTCAGCGCGTCCGACGCCAGGTACTCGATGTGCTTCATCGGATCCGAGTCGTCCGACACGGGCGGCTCGGTGGGGGCCTCCGGCGGCACCGGCGGCGTGGTGGCGGGCGGCGGCAGCGACAGCACCGGCGGCGGCGCCGGCAGTTGCGGCAGCTTGGACCCGGGACGCGCGCCGGAGGACTCGAAGCCGTCCTTCCACGCGATGGGGCGGTTGCGCGTCTTCGCCTCCGCGCTCCGGGTGTCCTGCGACGACAGCCGCGAGACGGAGGTGAGGGGACGCGAGCTGTCGTTGATCTTCGAGGCCATGGTGGGGGAGTCCGGGGGAGGAACCGCGCTCCCCAGATTATCCGACCGCCCCGGTCAGGAGTTGTGCGCCACGGCAAAGTTCCGCCCGCGCGCGGTTCATTCCCTGAATCCAGGTTTCACGAGCACGCCCGCGCGTGAGACGCCCTGCCGCTCCGCGTGAGACCGGGACCGTCACACGGAGCATGTTTCATGTAACATGAAACGCTACTCTTGTTTTCTCATGCAATGAATTGCAAGAGTGAAAATAGACGGACTTCGGGTGTTGGCGCGCGGAGTGCAGTGGGGTCGCGGGCAGTCCACCCCCACACCAAGAGGTAGTGCATGCACCTGAAGATGACGGGTTCCCTGCTGGCGTCCCTGCTGTTGAGCATGACGGGTTGCGCGGGCGGCGACGACAGCCAGTCCGCCGGTTCGCTGAGCGCGCAGGAGTCCGCGGCGTCCCAGTGTGTGAAGAAGTTCGACGGCATCACGACGTGTGCGTTGGGCCGGGCGAAAGTCGACTCCGTCGCGGACGGGCTGGCGGTGTCGGGGTTGCTGACCCAGAAGGACGGCGTCTCCAGCAGCTTCGCGCAGGCCGTGAAGTGGGAGCAGCGCGTGGCGATGAGCCTGGGCGCGCAGGGCGGCTACCAGCTGGCCGCGCGCGATGGGGATCAGGTCGTCAGCACGCTGAAGGTCACCCCGGGCCGTGAGGCGAACTCGGTCAACATGCTGCCCACGTTCACGGGCTCGCCGGGCGGCTCCGCGTACCGGATGAACGTCTACCTCGGCGGCGTGCTCCAGGGCTCCAGCCCGCAACCGGCCGGGATGATGATCGTCTTCCACAACTTCAGGGACTTCCTCCGCTGGGCGGAGATGCACCACTTCTTCCTGAACGACTTCGACATCGACGGGCTGTCCACCGGCTCCGCGGAGACGAACGTGGGCGCGTGCGTGTGGCGCCTGGACGCGGAGAAGAACACCTTCACGGTGGACATCAACGGCAAGTCCATCACGGGTGACTCGGTGGAGTTCATCGAGACCATCGCGGATGGCGCGTACCCGTACCGTCATTTCACGGGCATCGACACGAACGCCATCGCCGGCCAGTACACCATCCGGTCGGAGTCCATCACTCAGCCCACGGGCGTGAAGTAGCAGGGAAGACGTGCCGGACGGGGGCTTTCCGCATCCCGTCCGGCGTCGTGCCGCTAGCGTCCTCCGGAGACGGAGGACGTGGGCGTCGCCACGTTGCGACCGCTGCCGCCCACGCCGGTGGCGGGGCTCACCGTGGGCGTGCGCGTGGCCTCCAGCGGGGCCTTTCGCGCCGGCGCGAAGGAGGCCGGGACTTCGTTCGCGTAGAGCAGCTTGTAGGCGCTGTAGCTGCTGAGCACGCGCTTCACGTAGTCGCGCGTCTCGTCGAAGGCGATGTGCTCCACCCACTCGTCCATCTCCGCCTGGGGCAGGGCCTTGCGCCAGCGCTCCACTGCCGCGGGGCCCGCGTTGTAGGCCGCCACCGCGTAGGCGGGGTTGCCGTCGAAGTGCTTGAGCAGCGAGCCCAGGTACGCCGCGCCCAGCCGGATGTTCTGCGCGGGCTGGAGCAGCGACGACACCTCGAACGAGGCCAGCTTGAGCGAGTCCGCCACCTGCTGCGCCGTCTGGGGCATGAGCTGCGCGAGCCCCAGCGCCCCGGTGGAGGAGCGCGCGGTCGGGTTGAACCGGCTCTCCTCGCGGATGAGGCCCTGCAGGAGGTCCGGATCCACGCGCGCGGCCTTCGAGTAGCTCTGGATGAGCGGCCGGAACGCGAGCGGCCACGTCGCCTCCCACACCGGGCGGGACGCGGCGCTCAAGGGGCCCGCGGCCTCCTGGCGCAGCGTCACGCGGGCCACCTGCCGCGTGGCCCGGCCCCGGCCGGTGCGGCGCATGGTCTGGTAGAGCAGCCGCGCGGGCGCCTCCGCCAGGCCGCGCGTGTCCACCGCGAGCAACTCCTCCACCACGCCCGGCTGTCCCAGGCGCAACAGCTCCACGCCCGCCGCGAAGCGCGGATCCTTCTGGAGCGCGCCCGGGGGCAGGGGCCAGACCTCGTCGTTGGCCGGCGCGGCGGTGTTCAGCGTCTTCGCGGGGACGGCCTGCGCGGCGGCCTCCGTCAGCCGTGCCAGCCGCTCCGGCGCGTGCCGCGCCAGCCGCGTGCGGGAGAGCAGCCCGTACCAGGCCGTGGGCCGCTCGGTGGCGATGAGCTCATAGCGCGCGAGCGCCGCGTCCAGCGCGCCGCCGTTCTCCTGGACCCGCGCCTGCCAGTAGCGCGCGCGCCACAGGGCCTCGTCGGTGCGCGCGGCCTCCGGCAGCTGCTCCACCGCCATCAGCGACGCCAGGCCCGGCTGCGTCTCGCCCTGGCGCAGGTGCAGCCAGAAGGCGCGGAAGAGGGCCTCGGCGGCGAAGTTGCCGGCGGAGTAGCGCTTCGCCAGCGCCTCGTAGTTGCGCAGCGCTTCGTCCGCGCGGCCCAGGCGCTGCTGCGTCCACGCCTCGAAGAACAGCGCGTCGTCCGCGTAGCCGTGCTCCGGGTAGTCGCGCGCCAGCGTGGCGTAGGTGTCCACCGCGGCCTCCGGCTGCACCACCGACTGCGAATAGGCGAGCAGGTAGAGCGCCTGCGGCCGCTGCTCGGGCGACTGGCACTCGCGCGCCACGGGCTCCAGCACCTGGATGGCGCGGCGGTGCTGGCGCTCCTTGCGCAGGGCGCGGCCCAGGGTGAGCTGGGCGCGGCAGGCCATTTCATCCGGGAGCTCCGTGCGGGGGCCTGAGCGGGCCAGCATGTTCATGGCCGCGACGTTCTGGTGCAGCTCCACCAGCGCCTCCGCGCGGCGCACGCGCCACTTCATGGGCAGGGGCAGGTCGCGCAGCATGGCGCGCGCGCGGTCCGCCTCCCTGGACAGCGGCGCGGTGGCCCAGACCTCCAGCAGCGCGCGGTGCTCCGCGTTGTACTGCCCCGCCGCGCGCGCCAGGTCGCAGTACGCGAGCAGCGCCTTCATCCGAAGCGCATCCGGGCCGCGGGCCTGCCGGCTGTCGATGAACTCCTGGAGCGCGGCCAGCGCCTCCGGGATGCGCAGCTGCTTCTTGAGCACGCGCGCCATGGTGAAGCGTGCCTCGGGGTAGAGCGGGGAGCCCGGGCTCACCGCGCCGTACTGCTCCGCCGCGCGCAGCGGCTTGTGCAGCCGCTCATGCGACTGCGCGGCCCGCATCAGGCAGTGGTCGCGCAAGGGGACGTAGTCCTCCGCGAGCGCGGTGAACTCCGCGGCGGCGGTGGTGAAGTCGCGCGCGAGGAACGCGCTCTGGGCCTGGAGGAAGCGGCCGGGCAGGGAAGGGGGGGACTCCGTGGCGAGCAGCGCCCGCGCGGACTTGTACCGGCCCCGGTCGAACTCCGCCTTCGCCTTCGCCAGCAGGCCGTCGGTGAAGTAGGGCGCCAGCCGCTCCGGCCCGAAGGCCTCCGCCGTCACCTCGTCCTGGGAGGGCTGCGCCGTCGGCGTGTCGAGCAGGGCCTCCAGCTTCTCTTCCGACATCACGTCGCCGGAGTCGTCCTCACCCGGCGCCTGCGCCCACGCGGCGCCCGGAGCCCACAGGCCCGCGCAAGCAAGCAAGACCGCAGCTGTTCCTCGAAGTCCGTCCATGCCAGCCCTCGTTCGTCCGCCAGGGACCCGGATGGATTGGCACTGCCGGTGCGCTTGGGACCTGTCCGGCTGACTGCTCGCCAGGCGCGCGTTGGCTTTCGTGCATCCCGCCCCAGGCACACATCCGGTGCGTTGCACGAAAGCCAACGGCCCGGCGGCCGCTCGACTGGTATCTGGGGTGCTACATACCCAGGGGCGCCTGCCTGCTGTCGAGCGGCCTGGAGCCCGGCCACGTCGAACCCAGCGGAAACGTGGACGAACCCCTGCACCGCGCAGGTGCCGTCGCTGACCGTGGCTGGCGTCTGCCTTTGAGGCCCGCGCCCGGTGGACGGAACGTTGACAAGGTGCGTCTGCGACAGGGCGTGAGGGCTTGTTACACGTGATACATGAGGGGAAGGAATGTGAGGCATTGCGTCCTCTTGCAGCCGGCGTGCTTGTAGCTTTACCGTGCGCCTGCTGCCCTCCCCCGGACATCCATGGCCACTCCGAGTCTCCCGTCGTCGAGTGTCGCGCTTGAAGCAAGACCCCCTCTGGCCCGCGTCTGGTGGCTCGCGCTGCGGCCCAAGACGCTGACCGCCTCCATCGCGCCCACGGTGCTGGGCTGGGCCTTCGCCCACGCGGAGGGCAGCTGGCGGCCGGTGCCCGCGCTCACGTTCCTGGTGGGCTTCGTGCTCATGCAGATCGTCAGCAACCTGGTGAACGACTACGCGGACTTCGAGCGCGGCGCGGACACCGAGGCGCGCCTGGGGCCGGCGCGCGTCACGCAGAAGGGCTGGCTGTCCGCGCGCGAGGTGGCGACGGCCGCGGCGCTGGCGTTCACCGGCTCCTCGCTCGCGCTGCTGCTGCTGACGCAGGCGGAAGGGTGGACGGTGTTCGCGGGCGGCGCCTTCTGCCTGGCGGGCGCGGTCTTCTACTCCGCGGGCCCCATCCCCCTGGGCTACCTGGGGCTGGGGGACGTGCTGGTGCTGATCATCTTCGGGCTCTTGGGGGTGAGCGGCAGCTACGTCGTGCTCACCCACCACGTCACGCCGGCCGTGCTGCTGGCGGGGCTGTCCATGGGCCTGTTCTCCGCCGGCATCCTCGCGGTGAACAACCTGCGCGACCGCAAGACGGACGTCGTCGCCGGCAAGCGCACGCTCGTGGTGCGATTCGGCCAGCGCTTCGGGCAGTGGGAGTACACGCTGGCGGTGGGCGGCGCGTTCGTGCTCCCGGTGCTCGCCTGGCTGGCGCTGCCGGAGCACGCGGGGGGCTGGCTCTTCACGCTGGCGGCCCTGCCGCTCGCGGTGAAGCAGATCCGCGCCATCTGGCGCGAGGACGGCGGGGCGCTCAACCCGCACCTGGGCAAGACCGCGGCGCTGGGGCTCGTCTTCGCGCTGCTCCTGTCCGCGGGCCTCAGCCTCTGGCCCCAGACGACGCCCTGAGTCAGGCGCGGCGGGCGCCCCAGCCCCCCTGCGCGATCTGAAGTCCGCGAATTGCGCGGACTCTCATAATGTGGTCAGTTCGATGCGATGAGGTGTTCTCCTCCCAACCCTTCCTGGACCTCACCGTCTCCGCGTGGCGGAGCGTTGGCGGCGTCGGGAAGGGTGGGACGCGTGGGCCCGCGCGTGAGGACACCTGCTCCCTTTCCTTCCCCCGTCTGCCTCCGGCCTCGTCTTCCATGAATCGCTCAATCCTGTTGAAGAGCGCGTGGTGCGCCCTGCTGGTGCCCCTGCTGTCCTGCAACCTCCTCAAGGTCACTGACGACGAGGGGTCCACCACGGGTCGCGGCGCCAAGCGGTTCGACCCCTACCAGGGGCTCAACTCCGGCGCGATCCGGCTCAGCCTCCAGTACATCAACGGCTGCGCCTTCCTGCCCAACGGGCAGATGGTGGCGAAGAACGGCGTGCCCGTCCCGTACCCGGACGTGTGCATCACGCCGCTGGCGCCCAACCCGCTGACGCTGTCGCCTCCCACCGGGACGCTGCAGATCCTGTCGGACAACCAGTACTTCCTGAACCAGTTCTCCGTGTCGGAGACCGTGGTCAACCAGCACAACAACCCCAACGACCTGACGGCCGCGCTGTCGTGGATCAAGACCCAGACGGTGTTCGCCGGCCTGGACTGGACCAACGTCAACCAGGGCCCGGACGAGTGGAGCTTCTACAGCCTCGCGGGGGCCGTGGAGGACTGCTGGACGCGCGAGGTGCTGTTCGGCAACGCGAACTGGCAGAAGGTGAAGGACGACACCATCACCGTGGAGGTGCTGGACGAGACGGGCACCTCGCGCGCGAGCCAGACGTACCTGCGCTCGGAGCTGCTGGCCTCCTCTCCCTACGCCGGCCACAGCCGCTTCGCCTGGCGGTCGGAGAACCTGAAGCCGCCGCGCTTCCCCGGCGACAAGGACCCCGGTACCGTGACGGGCTTCCCGGGCGGCCTGGACCAGAGCCCCACCACCCGCACCGTCGCGCGCGTGGACATGGTGGGCAGCACCAACCCCTTCAAGGTGCTGCGCATCCCGCGCCTGTCGGGCCCCGGCGCGCTCAAGGCCACCTGGAGCCAGCTGCCGGACAAGCCGTTCTACTTCCCGGTGACCTACGTCATCCCGGATGACCGCCCGTCCACCTGCACCGACGACGCCGGCAACCCGGTGCAGTGCAGCCCGGGCCTGGACTCGCGGCTGGTGTTCTCGCCCCCGAAGGAGGGCAGCTTCTACAAGCCCGGCGAGGACGTGAGCCTCTACGTGGACCTGCGCGACAGCGCGGGCGCCCACCTGCACTCCAAGGACCTGCTGCCCAGCGCGCGGCAGATCATCGCCGGCCAGTCCAACGGCATCCAGACGTTCGTGCCCGGCGTCATCGCGTCCGTCATGGAGAACGACTCCATCTCCAACGTGGCCATCGCGGGCCCGCTGCAGGACCTCCAGGTGCTGGGCAACCCCAGCGACGAACCCCAGTTCTTCGCCAAGCCGTTCCCGTTCGCCCTCTACGATGACGCCACGCTCACGGGCCTGACGCCGGGCCTCATCGACTACCAGTGGCCCACGCGGCAGACGTTCACGCTGCCGGCGAACGCGAAGCCGGGCACCTACGTGGCGCTGGTGAAGTTCAACCGCGCGTCCATGGGCGAGCGCGTTGCGAAGCTCAACCCGTTCTTCTTCCAGGTGGGCCAGGACGAGCCGACGACGTACCCGGGCAACGTGGGCAACTGCCAGATCTGCCACCGCGGCGTGCTGTCGCTGGACAACCTGCGCCACGGCCTGTCGGTGGACCACATCGAAAGCTGCAAGGTCTGCCACCACTACGACACGGACACGGTGGGCCGCACGCAGGAGATGGTGCACCGCATCCACATGAACTCGCCCAGCTACCCGGCGAACCGCGCGGACTGCACCGTGTGCCACCTGACGCGCAAGAGCACGGAGCGGCCCAGCCTGGCGCTGTGCGGCTCGTGCCACATCTCCCAGCACGGTGACGAGTTCTTCCAGATCGCCTTCAACCAGCGCGGCACGCCCAGCAAGTTCGGCAACTGCGCGCAGACGTGCCACGGCGGCGATCAGCTCCCCGCCGGCCACATCCTCCCCGTGAAGTAGGGGATGCGACCCGCCATGCAAAAAGCCCTCTTCGTCGGAACGCTGCTCGGCGCGGCCCTGCTGAACGCCGCCTGCACGGAATCCTCCAACTCGCCCGCGTCATCCACCTTCACGCCGCGCCCCACCTACGAGAACCGCGAGCCGGAGGGCCTCTCCTCCCGGCTGACCGGCTTCACGGTGGATCCGGAGGCCTACTTCATCAACCTGGCCAACTGCGCGCCGCCGCCCGCGCAGTGCGCGCTGCCGCCGCTGTACGCGGAGTTCAGCCCGCTGCTCCAGCGCGCGGTGGTGCGCAACGCGCCCATCACCCTGCAGGACACGGTGCCGGACCCGGCCACGGGCCGGCCGCCCGACCCGGCACCGCCCACGCTGTCCAGCGCCGCTGGCCTGTGGACCCTGGACAAGGTGCCCACGCGGCGGGGTCCGCCGTTCTTCGTCCTGTCCCCGGGCGGGCCGTCCGCGCAGGTCAAGCTGGCCAACGACGTCCCGGCGCCGTTCCCGCTGCCGCCCGTGGCCGAGGGCAACTACCTGCCCACGCTGACCATCCGCCCGGTGGTGCCGGCGCACAGCGCGTGCGTGGGCCTGGAAGCGCTCCAGGTGAGCGACAAGGGCATCATGGAGGCGGTGGCGAAGTACCTGACCCTCACCGACGGCACGTCCGTGACGGTGGCGGACCTGCTCAACCCGGCCCGCTTCGGCGGCATCACGGTCTTCTGGCTGTACCGCCCGGGCTTCCCGGTGTTCCGCGTGCCCGCGTCCAACACCACCGTGGAGGCCTCGTCCGGCCGCGTGCTCAACATCGAGTGGGCGCCCGTCGGCGCGCTGCCGCCGCCGCTCGTGCCCTTCCAGTCCACGCGTGGCTTCTTCATCCCGCCCGGTCCGCCGGCGCCCAACAGCAGCCTGGGGCTGGTGGCCATCGTCCACCCGCCGCTGATGGGGCCGCCGGGCAACGTGACGTACACGGCGAAGGACGCCACGACGAGCGTGCCGGAGAACCGCCCCTGGTCGCTGATGCCGCTCGCGCTCCCGCAGATCCCTGGCCTCGTCACGTTCGCGGGACTGCAGATGTCGCCCGCGGTCCCGTCCAAGACGCCCTCGATTCCCCCGCCCAGCACCTGCCTGCCTGGGCAGTAGCCGCCGCACCCGTCTCAACGCCTGCGCTCCGTCCACCCCTCCCCGTGGGGAGGCCGGAGCGTCCGTGTTTCGTCCCCGTTCGTCCGGAGCAACGTTCCCCATGATGAAGAAGATCCTGCTGGCCATTGGAGTGCTGGTCGCCCTGGTCTTGATTGGCGCGGGTACCGCCATGGGCGTGGCCACCCACAAGATCAACAAGACGTATGACTATGTGGCGCTGCCCAACATCACGCGCGACAGCTCGCCGGAGGGCATTGCCCGCGGTGAGCAGGTCTTCCGCGCGGTGTGTGGCGAGTGTCACGCGGGCGGTGGCAACACCAAGCCCGTGGGCGGTCGGATGCACGACTTCCCGCCCGACCTGGGCACCTTCTACTCGGCGAACATCACGTCCGACATGGAGAAGGGCGTGGGCGCCTGGACGGACCAGGAGATCGCCCGCATGGTGATCAACGGCATCGACAAGAGCCACCACTTCCGCCCCATGCCCCCGTTCCCCAACATGGGTGACAAGGACATCGCGGCGGTCATCGGCTTCATGCGCTCCGGGCACCCGGACTTCGCGCCGGAGAAGGCCCAGCCGCCGCGCTCCGAATTGACGCCCCCGGGCCGGATGGTGTTCGCGTTCGCCATGGGCATCAACGACAAGAGCCGCACGGAAGCCGTGCCCGTGCCCGTGAAGGCGGCGGACTCCGTGGAGTACGGCCGCTACCTGGCGGGCAGCGTCTACGACTGCGTCTTCTGCCACTCGCCGGGCTTCGACGGCAGCGCGGTGAAGCTGCAGCACCCGGACACCGTGCTGAGCGGCGGCTTCGAGTTCGACCTCACGCCGCTGGGCGGCGAGGGCAAGCTGCTGTCGCCCAACATCACCGTCAGCGAGACGGCCGGCATCGGCAAGTGGACGCTGGATGAGTTCAAGCACGCCATGGTCACCGGCGTGACGCCGGGCGGCTACATCCTGCGCCCGCCCATGCCCAAGTACCGCTACGCGGACGACGTGGAGCTCGCGGCCCTCTACACCTTCCTGCGCTCCATGAAGCCCAACGACAAGGTCGTCCCGCCCCCCAGCGGTGGCCGCCCCAAGGCGGAGCCCTCCGCCGACCCGGAGAAGATGTTCAGCTCCCTGGGCTGCGCCACCTGCCACGCCCCCGGCAAGGCCTACGAGGCCAAGCTCCAGGGCGCCAAGGGCAAGGCCCCCGAGGAAGTGGCGAAGTGGATCCGCAACCCGGAGTCCTTCAAGCCCGGCACGCAGATGCCCACCTACGAGACCCTCGTCGACGAGAACAACGCCCTGGCGCTCGCGAAGTACGTCCTGGGCAAGACGGGCGGCAGCGTCAGCGAAGGCACCGCCCCCTGAGTTTGACGAAGTTGTGACAAAGCCCCCGCGTGAGTGTCGACACGCGGGGGCCGTTGAAACAGTTCCCCACTTCCGGGGTGGGCCGCTGTCACAGGATGTGCAGGTTGATATAAGCTTTCATGCGAAGTCGTTCCCCCACCCCGCGGAGCGTCATTCCATGACTGTTTCACCGGCCTCCCCCTCGTCCCACCACAAGCAGCGTTCGAAGCCCGTCCACCTCCATGAGACGAAGGCGCCGGACGCGCAGGGACCCATCCAACTGGATGACGTGCTCTGGAACCCCGTCGACGCCGAGGAGGCGCTGGAGGGGCTGGAGAAGATCCTCGGCCGGCTGAATGCGCGCAACGACTCACGCGCCATCTTCCTGGACATCTACGCCATCGTGACCCGGAAGGTCGTCCACCTGCTGAGCCGGCCGGACGCGGGGGGCTTCCTGGAGCCCGAGTG
The genomic region above belongs to Corallococcus caeni and contains:
- a CDS encoding M28 family metallopeptidase; the encoded protein is MASKINDSSRPLTSVSRLSSQDTRSAEAKTRNRPIAWKDGFESSGARPGSKLPQLPAPPPVLSLPPPATTPPVPPEAPTEPPVSDDSDPMKHIEYLASDALKGRDSPSAGLDAASAYVQAHAEKYGLVGPNSNNPENPFQQKFNVYSWLGADKAGEAAGAAHAGHAEHKQFGHETFQEGFYLDEKMPKDTLKLLNQQYEQTMKAAGQSAVPARSGKQRGVEELKQVATATGQAVNTMAMLPGTGPHKDEVIVVMAHLDHVGVDRKGNAYNGADDNASGSAVLMAAVPELAEAAKNGKLDRSVLFVWTGAEEKGLVGSQYFVDHPIPGVELKNIAGVINTDMVGRWDDQRLSVVDTNTKGQPNYFRDVVDQANQQLADPFDRINRDINVYRDRQDGASFGRKGEDVLFLFEGLSNPEGGGDLIPEYHRQDDDIEKIIEDNGGNKPRRVKDLLLNVINIAANRTTQPQ
- a CDS encoding transglycosylase SLT domain-containing protein; its protein translation is MDGLRGTAAVLLACAGLWAPGAAWAQAPGEDDSGDVMSEEKLEALLDTPTAQPSQDEVTAEAFGPERLAPYFTDGLLAKAKAEFDRGRYKSARALLATESPPSLPGRFLQAQSAFLARDFTTAAAEFTALAEDYVPLRDHCLMRAAQSHERLHKPLRAAEQYGAVSPGSPLYPEARFTMARVLKKQLRIPEALAALQEFIDSRQARGPDALRMKALLAYCDLARAAGQYNAEHRALLEVWATAPLSREADRARAMLRDLPLPMKWRVRRAEALVELHQNVAAMNMLARSGPRTELPDEMACRAQLTLGRALRKERQHRRAIQVLEPVARECQSPEQRPQALYLLAYSQSVVQPEAAVDTYATLARDYPEHGYADDALFFEAWTQQRLGRADEALRNYEALAKRYSAGNFAAEALFRAFWLHLRQGETQPGLASLMAVEQLPEAARTDEALWRARYWQARVQENGGALDAALARYELIATERPTAWYGLLSRTRLARHAPERLARLTEAAAQAVPAKTLNTAAPANDEVWPLPPGALQKDPRFAAGVELLRLGQPGVVEELLAVDTRGLAEAPARLLYQTMRRTGRGRATRQVARVTLRQEAAGPLSAASRPVWEATWPLAFRPLIQSYSKAARVDPDLLQGLIREESRFNPTARSSTGALGLAQLMPQTAQQVADSLKLASFEVSSLLQPAQNIRLGAAYLGSLLKHFDGNPAYAVAAYNAGPAAVERWRKALPQAEMDEWVEHIAFDETRDYVKRVLSSYSAYKLLYANEVPASFAPARKAPLEATRTPTVSPATGVGGSGRNVATPTSSVSGGR
- the menA gene encoding 1,4-dihydroxy-2-naphthoate octaprenyltransferase, with protein sequence MATPSLPSSSVALEARPPLARVWWLALRPKTLTASIAPTVLGWAFAHAEGSWRPVPALTFLVGFVLMQIVSNLVNDYADFERGADTEARLGPARVTQKGWLSAREVATAAALAFTGSSLALLLLTQAEGWTVFAGGAFCLAGAVFYSAGPIPLGYLGLGDVLVLIIFGLLGVSGSYVVLTHHVTPAVLLAGLSMGLFSAGILAVNNLRDRKTDVVAGKRTLVVRFGQRFGQWEYTLAVGGAFVLPVLAWLALPEHAGGWLFTLAALPLAVKQIRAIWREDGGALNPHLGKTAALGLVFALLLSAGLSLWPQTTP
- a CDS encoding cytochrome c, with protein sequence MMKKILLAIGVLVALVLIGAGTAMGVATHKINKTYDYVALPNITRDSSPEGIARGEQVFRAVCGECHAGGGNTKPVGGRMHDFPPDLGTFYSANITSDMEKGVGAWTDQEIARMVINGIDKSHHFRPMPPFPNMGDKDIAAVIGFMRSGHPDFAPEKAQPPRSELTPPGRMVFAFAMGINDKSRTEAVPVPVKAADSVEYGRYLAGSVYDCVFCHSPGFDGSAVKLQHPDTVLSGGFEFDLTPLGGEGKLLSPNITVSETAGIGKWTLDEFKHAMVTGVTPGGYILRPPMPKYRYADDVELAALYTFLRSMKPNDKVVPPPSGGRPKAEPSADPEKMFSSLGCATCHAPGKAYEAKLQGAKGKAPEEVAKWIRNPESFKPGTQMPTYETLVDENNALALAKYVLGKTGGSVSEGTAP